The Stieleria maiorica genome includes the window AAGCGAATGCACGCGAGCGACGGAGTTGAGTTTGTCCTGTGTTCACGTCCTTCGCCGTCGCCGCGTGATTCGTTTCGTTATGCCACAAAACACCATGGACCGCGAAGCTGTTGACCGCGCGCTCGGAAGAGACGGGGAGTCCCGTCAACCACTCGTCACCGGTTTATCGGCGACGGAACGCGATTCCGTGCTGGAGCAGGCTCTATGGTTTCCAGACCGCCCGTTGCCCACAGGCGAACTGGCTGATTGGGCGGTTGCTCTCATCGAACTCGGAAAGGACGCCGCCGTAATGGCCTCGATGGCTGCGGTTGAAACAGCCGTGCGTTTGACTCCTCCAAAAAGCCCTGATCTTCCATTCGTAAACAACGTCCTTGCTGAACTGCATGTGTGGGACAACAGCAAAAAGGGCACAGAAGATTTACGAGAACTTGGCGATCTATGGTGGAAGCTAACACGCAATCCACCGCAATCCGCCGATACACCTCTCGGAGACGCCGCCGTTATGGCATGGATCGTTGCAGGGTACGATCCCGAAGGTTGGGGCAACCCACCAGAGGATGCAGTAAAGCTACACGACTGGCTGGACGACGCCGCTAATAATGTGACAGCTGTCGTGGACGTCTTCAGTTGCGTACAACAAGCTGTCGGTCCCGAAAATGAACATTCCATTGTTCAGAACGTCAGAGCGGCTCTCCGCAAATGGCGCGAAACAACGGTGGCATAACCATGCGGTGAACGGGAGCCGTCGATAACGTTGGTTTTGAAAACATAGTTTTTGGCGGCGGCCCCGTTACCGCCGTCGTTCGTCCAACAAAATCAACTGATGGCGACACTTCAGCCACTGCCAAGCCAACTTGCGATTTGCGAAAAGAATGAGACGCATCCGCAGCTCCTAATGCGTCACGATCGACTGGGAATCGCGCTCCACACACTGGGACTGACACCAATCAATGGACTGCGCGTTCCTGCGTTGAGCGGAACATCGGGCTGGTACATTTACGGCGGTGATGATCCATCCGATGATCCCACATTCTACCAACCGCTCTGTGTCACTCACCTCGGCAAACACTGCGAGATTGCAATTCCATACATGTGCCTTCCCGCCGGATGGCGATTTCAAATTGATGCAGATGGACACGAAGACGTTTGGTACGATGACTCATTGCGTGGCTAGTCCTTGCGTCCGATGTTGCCTCAGCTGGCCACACGAAGACGTGGACGAACCATGCGATGCACACGAAGCGGCGGTGGTGCGGTTGCTCAAGTGGAGAGTTGTCTCCCGCCGCTCGGTGATCGCCGCCGTTATCGCAAGCAACTGGGGCTAATCCTGCAAGATGATACGTACTGTAGCATTGTTGTTGCTGATCCATTCGGCGTTTGGGTGCTTTGCCGGATGCTCACAGCAACCAGCAATGGACGAATTGAATGAGGATGGTGAGCCACTCCGATTTCTTAATGGCCATAAGAACATGCAGGAACTTATCGGCGGACATGCCGTAGACCAGCCAAGGCTAGAGACTAGAAACATCACAGTTCAGGGCCGTGAATTGGTAATCAGGATTTCTGCTGTACCCGAATCGGGTTCCGAGTATACAACTGGCGAGATGTTTGTTTTGTTCCGTAGTTTGCACCGATTTGTGTCCGCCGCGCTTGATCAAGCGTTGCACCCACTAACAAATGATGACGTCCGGGCACTCTATATGGAGGCAGCGACACAAATCGATGGGGAACGTTTTCTCAATAATCGGTCAGTCGAGTTCTCAATCGAAGTAGATGAAGATTCCGAGTGAGTTGCAAACAGATGCCAGAACTGCGATTACCATGCCGTCCACCGAAGGACGGGAGTCAACGGTTTTGAAGTGGTTGGTCATTCGCCCGTCCTCGGTGACGGCAACCGTTCCTCGTAAAGAACGAGACGACTCAAGACGTCGATTTGCGTTGACAGATTTACTGGTCAGATTGTTTGAACGTCTCGCTCGTTCGGTGGACGCATGCATCTTTGAGCTGCGGCATCGGGATGTTTCGCTCGATTGATCGATGCCGCATGACGTTCCATCGCGCTTTGAGTCGCAACGTCGCCTGATGCGAATTGGCAGCGGTCGTACCCGCCGCAACGGACCTGGCGTGTGGTCGACCGCAGGGCCGCTTCAACATCGCTGTGCCGACGGTGGCTCAGCGCTGCGTTCCGTGTCCATTGGCCCTTCGTGATGAAACGATTCGATGCCGCCCAATAGTTTGCCTGGGCTGATCCGTCACGCTATCCTGAGTCCGCCAGCCCGCGTCACACGACGTGCCCGAGCAATACGAAGACAGTCAGAATCGAGGAACAATGCCGTGCACCTGAGCACTCGATCGAGCCTGTTTTGAGATCAAGTTTTTCCACTCGTGCCAGGTGACGGCGGGCGTTCGCCGACCAAGCGTATCGATAATCCGCCCCCGAAATGAGCACGTTTACGGACAATGCCGTTCTCGAAATGTTCCGCGACCTACCTGGACATCGCGGGTATGCAGATGGGGAATTTGACGCCATCGAATCAAGACTCGGCGTCAAGTTCCCTGGCTACTATCGCAGGTTGATGTCGTTCGATTCTGATCGCCTCATCAACACTGGCATGATTCTGCCCCTCAGCCAGATCCGCGATAACACAATCGCTGAGATTGATCCGCTTGATGGCGAGCCACCAATTGCTGTAACGCCTCGCATCGTTTTTGCGGTTGACGACATTCGTGCGGTCTTTGCGATGGATTGTCTGGGATCCGACGACTCACCCGTCTACGAGTTCGATCGCTACAATGCCGACGAGGACTCACAACCGATCAAGATCCACGATACTCTTGCCCCGTTCTTTGCTGATATACTCCGTGTGTATCTCGGACTTCAATAGGATGGCGGCGAACCATGGGATGCAACGGAGCGGTGGTGGTGCGGTTTCTCATGAGATCAATGTCAACTCCCGCCGCCCGCTGATCCCGGTCGTTCTGCAATACAAGTCCATCGCCCACTCGTAAGTCATCCGTAGGCTGAATGAGAAAACACGAACTAACTGCAAACGTGCTACTGCACTTTCCGATCATCGTGATGCTCGGGATGTTTCTGGTCGCCAGCTATCCTCTGAACCTTGTGGTGATGTTCATTTTCTACCTGGCCGGCGTTGTCGATTTGACATATTCAAAGCTGCCTCTGTATCGCCAACGGATTTGGAATTCATTTGGTCCCGAGACGATCTCGATGAGACGGCGAGAAGCATACTATCGGGGCTACAAACGAATCGCATTCGGAGGTGCGTTGAACTTGCTGATGCTGGTACACTACTCAATGTGAGCGTCCAGTCTGTCGGTGGGCGACACGAAGAAATGCAGAACCATGGCATGAACCGAAGACGCGGAGTCGAGAGCTTTGAAGTGGACAGTCGTTCGCCGCGTCTCGGTTATGCCCGCCGTTCGCCGATTGATGAAACTGTGAATCCATATGCTGCATCAACATCGTGTGCGAACGACACTCCAGTAGTTGACCCGAAGAATCCAGCCAAACCTCTGTTGATCCTGGTTGGAGCTCTTTATGCTGCAACAGGGCCGTTGACGATTCTCTCTGGTTTGCAGGCCGGGCTCCATTTGATCGCAGCAGGATTTGCAATGCTCATTCTCGGCTGCGCCACCATCTGGCTGGGAATGCGTGACTTTACCCCGGCTTTCCGCAACTTGACAATTGGATGGGGGTGTTGCCTCGCTGCATTTTTCGCTTGGGCTTCATTCTCGGCCTACGACCCAAGCGATCTTGGCGGATCAATATTCTTTGGTGTCGTGTTGATCGCAGTGACGCCTATACCGATACTGGCGTTTCGGCAATCCGCACGCCATCACGTCAATTCGGCCGAAGCAGGGCGAGACGGCGAACCAGCGGATGCACGTGAGCCGCCGAGTTGAATTTATTGAAATGGTCAGTCGTTCGCGGCGGCCACGTGATCCGAATCGTTATTTGCATCAAGCAACTCGATGTCGACCGAAGAATTACTCGCGAAGTCTGCGATCCGACTCCGAGAGCTTGGGCTGTACGCAGCACTTCATTCAAACTGTTTAACGGTTGCGCATTACTTCCGCAAACCTAACGCCATCCCGAAGCTCACTGGGCCAACGTCCGATTTCGACCAACCCTACTGGAAGGTGACTTACCACGGCCGCTTAGTTGGTGTTTACGGTTTTCCACTAGATGAGGCATGTGGTACGGACGAGCATTCAGGTGCGACTGGTGAACCCAATCGGCCGTTCGCCAAAGATCACTGCGAAGATGGCTACATTTTCCTCGGGGACGAGAATCGAATTCGACTCAATGTCGGTCGATGGATACTTCACGACGCACCCAAATGGCGATTCGAGAATACAATACAGAACATCGTCGGCGGCGTAGATCCGGACGGTGTGATCCGTGTGACGGATGACTTGTCCAAAGCAATCGACTGGCTATTCACGTACAATGAGATCACGGTCGATCGAATCCAGTGCGCCACCGATGACCGCAGCAGCAAATAACCATCGGATGCACGACGAGCCGCGGAGTCGTGGTTGTTGAAGTGGTGAATCGCTCGCCGCGGCCGCGTGATCCGTACCGTTCCTCGTAAGCAGACGGGCAGCTCCGGACGTCGACCCGAGTTGACGGATTTACTGGGGCGATTGTTCGAGCATCGTGCTCTTTCGGCCAACGGAATCCGCGTTGATCTTTGGCCGTCGGACGGTTTCGGGCGATTGATCGATGCCGCACGTTTGGCCCGATTGCTTTGGTTCGCCACCGCCCCTTGGCTGACGTATTTGGAGACTTGTTCCGCGCCGCGACGGACCTGTCCCTGGGTTCCCTTGAAACGCACGTCAGACTTTCCGGTTACCACAACGCCCATTGGTTTCGTGTCATTCGTGTGTTTCGTGGTGAACCACCGCTGTATTGATCCGCCAGATCCGAGCCGCTCATTTCGCAGACAAAGAATTGCTTCGTCGCTTACGCCGCGGTATCCTCTGTGCATCGGTCGCCACCAACACTGCCGCCGAGAAACGGATGAGATCCGAGGAACAGCGCCGTGCACCTGGGCACTCGTTCGAGTCCGTTGTGAGTTCAAGTTTTCCCGCTCGTGCCAGGTGACGGCGGCCGTTATCCGACCGACCATCAACGTGAGACGACCTTGAACGTAGATCCCTATCGTCCACCGAACGAAGAGGACTCGCCACAGATCGACCCCATCCCCGGTCCGTCTTTCCTCCCGGCCACGCCGCTGAAGACGTTCGGGCTCGCCGTCATCGTGTTCCCGGTACTCGGTGTGATCGATCTATTTGTCGACACCCTTACTGGCGTCGCCGAATCTGACGCACCAAACTCGCTGCCTGCCTTGTTCTTGATTTTTGGTTGGTTGGTCGGCGGATACCTTTGGTTTCGCGCGTTTCGGCTCTTGCATCGTAAGAGACCGCTTCTATCGCCTACTGTCTTCGCATTTTTCACTTTGCCCGTTTGGTTCATCGTGTCCGGGATGCTCGCACTTCCGATCATCATGGTACGCTAGCGTTACTGGCAATCCTGGCGATCGACGCAAAAAACGGGTAACCATCGCGTGAACCGGAGAACGCGAGTCGAGCGATTTGGCCGTTAGAGACTTTCCCGCGCGTTCCCGGTTACGCCTACCGTTCTGCCATAAGATGATTCGACTTTGATTTCGACACGCGATCTATCGACATTGCCGACGATCGAGGGCTTGCGTCAACGGTTGCAGCAGATGGCCGCACTTGAGTCTGTGTTCGCGAACGAATACGGCGAATCAGACTATGCATTCCATCCCAAATGGGGTCGCTCTGAACAAATGGGCGCAGTCAAGAATGGATCGGGTGACGAGCTGTTTGCTCACTTTACGCCCGTAGGTTGCTGCATAATCGGTTTCGCGCACGAATCGTCAATGTCACCATACCGCACGGACCCACCGGAACTTTGGCCCGAGTTGCTTTCGAGCGTTCCTGCTGAATTCCAAGCTTCACTTAACGAACCGGCTTTTGACATTGCATCCACTACATTCGTCGTTTGGCGGCTTGCATCGGGGGAAACTTGGCGTACCGACAACATCGAGTACCCTGATGATTTGTACGGCGACGGATCAAATGATCTCTTGTCGCGGATGCTTATGTCGGCTGTTGATTTCGCCGATTGGCTAGAAGAGAATTACGAGGTCGATGTTGTCGGGGACGTTGTTGCGAACGTATTTGAGAATCAACCGTTGTCGGACACTCAACTAG containing:
- a CDS encoding immunity protein Imm33 domain-containing protein; amino-acid sequence: MATLQPLPSQLAICEKNETHPQLLMRHDRLGIALHTLGLTPINGLRVPALSGTSGWYIYGGDDPSDDPTFYQPLCVTHLGKHCEIAIPYMCLPAGWRFQIDADGHEDVWYDDSLRG
- a CDS encoding SMI1/KNR4 family protein, yielding MSTFTDNAVLEMFRDLPGHRGYADGEFDAIESRLGVKFPGYYRRLMSFDSDRLINTGMILPLSQIRDNTIAEIDPLDGEPPIAVTPRIVFAVDDIRAVFAMDCLGSDDSPVYEFDRYNADEDSQPIKIHDTLAPFFADILRVYLGLQ